One window from the genome of Streptococcus salivarius encodes:
- a CDS encoding bifunctional DnaQ family exonuclease/ATP-dependent helicase gives MSEKNTNKYAIVDLEATSASSTASIIQVGIVIMQNGQVVDEFASDVNPHQELDEHIVHLTGITDQQLAQAPDFSEIARTIFELIEDCIFVAHNVKFDANLLAEALFMEGFELRTPRVDTVELAQVFYPTLEQYKLSHLSKVLNLDLAQAHTAIEDARATGQLLFHLMDKIASLPRQTIEMLLTFSDNLLFETELVIRDAIRGQNLGLSKEYVMLEESGIVLRRPVAYKMERKLSQDFATNIALLDLESRPKQREFAEAVRKELDNTAISMIQAQTGIGKTYGYLLPLLAQSDVDKVVVAVPTKLLQNQIMNQEAKALSDVFNINFHSLKGPQNYIKLDAFYQTLLRQDSNRLVNRYKMQLLVWLTETETGDLDEIRQKQRYMAYFDEIKHDGKLKADSLFAEYDFWQQSYQKAQEARVVVTNHAYLLTRMEDDHDFVRGKTLVIDEGQKMVLALEQFSRYQVNLTVLLQHIHRILDSGSQSLLQQRLLENLQFEVSHLIQEHQQFPHKQYNRQQLDCLLQTISELEGESDLMEMLSPLKTPLYSHFWLETDYYQEHRVTYLKASRQELLELSAYLPSAQKVIIVSATIDVGPDVDVADLLGLDQVRKVSLPMDTLPNQAIWIDQSMPMIGIASEEEYEVALAKRLQKLSGMEYPILVLFTSRKSMMAVSDLLDHREVRHLTQEKNGTAFNVKKRFDRGETNLLLGMGSFWEGVDFAQQDRVIEVIARLPFDNPKDPFYQKIESWFSKQGKSTFDSYSLPMTVLRFKQAIGRAQRRPEQRSAILLMDNRPLVKSYGKLFLKEVTQEVALKYAKFEQVKEDIKDFLEKES, from the coding sequence ATGAGTGAAAAAAACACGAATAAATATGCCATTGTTGATTTGGAAGCAACCTCCGCTTCGTCAACGGCTAGTATTATACAGGTGGGAATTGTTATCATGCAAAATGGTCAGGTGGTTGACGAATTTGCGAGTGATGTCAACCCACACCAAGAACTCGATGAGCACATTGTTCATTTAACAGGAATTACCGATCAGCAGTTGGCCCAAGCCCCAGATTTTTCAGAAATTGCCAGAACCATTTTTGAACTGATTGAGGACTGTATTTTTGTTGCCCATAATGTTAAATTTGATGCCAATTTGCTTGCAGAGGCACTTTTCATGGAGGGCTTCGAACTAAGAACTCCTCGTGTGGATACTGTCGAATTGGCTCAGGTTTTTTATCCGACGCTAGAACAATATAAGTTATCTCATTTATCCAAGGTTCTTAATCTTGACTTAGCTCAAGCCCATACCGCTATTGAAGATGCGAGAGCGACCGGACAGCTTTTGTTTCATTTGATGGATAAGATTGCCAGCCTACCTAGACAGACCATTGAGATGCTTTTGACTTTTTCAGATAATCTTCTTTTTGAGACTGAGTTGGTTATTCGTGACGCTATAAGAGGTCAAAATTTAGGTCTTTCAAAGGAATATGTCATGCTTGAAGAATCTGGAATTGTTCTCCGTAGACCTGTGGCTTATAAGATGGAACGAAAGCTGTCTCAAGATTTTGCTACCAATATTGCTCTCTTAGATTTGGAATCAAGACCTAAACAAAGAGAGTTTGCTGAGGCAGTAAGGAAGGAGCTTGATAATACTGCTATTTCCATGATTCAGGCTCAGACTGGAATTGGGAAAACCTATGGCTATTTGCTTCCCTTGTTAGCACAATCTGATGTAGATAAAGTGGTGGTGGCTGTTCCAACCAAGCTTCTTCAAAATCAGATTATGAATCAAGAAGCTAAAGCATTATCGGATGTCTTTAATATTAACTTTCATAGTCTCAAAGGACCTCAGAATTATATCAAGTTAGATGCCTTCTACCAAACCTTACTTCGTCAGGATAGTAACCGTTTGGTTAACCGTTACAAAATGCAACTTTTGGTGTGGTTGACTGAAACAGAGACAGGGGATCTTGACGAAATCAGACAAAAACAGCGCTATATGGCTTATTTTGATGAGATTAAGCACGATGGTAAGTTAAAAGCTGACAGTCTTTTTGCTGAATATGATTTTTGGCAACAGTCCTATCAAAAAGCCCAAGAAGCAAGGGTAGTTGTGACCAACCATGCTTATCTTTTGACGCGTATGGAAGATGATCATGATTTTGTCCGAGGAAAGACTCTTGTGATTGATGAGGGACAAAAGATGGTCCTGGCTTTAGAACAATTTTCACGTTATCAAGTCAATCTTACTGTCCTGTTGCAACATATTCATCGAATTCTTGATAGTGGTAGTCAAAGCTTGCTTCAACAACGCTTGCTCGAAAATCTGCAGTTTGAAGTTAGCCATCTAATCCAAGAACATCAACAATTTCCTCATAAGCAGTATAATCGCCAGCAATTAGATTGTTTGCTACAAACCATTTCTGAACTGGAGGGTGAAAGTGATTTGATGGAGATGTTGTCTCCCTTGAAGACACCCCTTTACAGCCATTTCTGGCTTGAAACAGACTATTATCAGGAACATCGTGTGACTTATTTAAAGGCATCACGCCAAGAGCTCTTAGAACTTTCAGCTTATCTACCAAGTGCCCAAAAAGTGATAATTGTTTCAGCAACTATTGATGTGGGACCTGATGTAGATGTGGCTGATTTGTTGGGCTTAGATCAAGTACGCAAGGTTAGCCTCCCAATGGATACTTTACCCAATCAAGCTATTTGGATTGATCAAAGCATGCCTATGATTGGTATTGCTTCTGAGGAAGAGTATGAAGTTGCTCTTGCAAAGCGTCTCCAGAAGCTATCTGGAATGGAATATCCAATTTTAGTACTATTTACATCTCGAAAGAGTATGATGGCTGTTTCAGATTTATTGGATCATAGGGAAGTTCGTCACCTAACTCAAGAGAAAAATGGGACTGCTTTTAATGTCAAAAAACGTTTTGATAGAGGTGAGACCAACCTCCTTCTGGGTATGGGGTCGTTCTGGGAAGGTGTGGACTTTGCTCAACAAGATAGGGTAATCGAGGTTATTGCACGTCTGCCGTTTGACAATCCTAAGGATCCATTCTATCAAAAGATTGAATCTTGGTTTTCTAAGCAAGGAAAGAGCACCTTTGATAGTTACAGTCTTCCCATGACGGTTTTACGTTTTAAACAAGCTATTGGACGTGCTCAAAGACGTCCAGAACAGCGCTCGGCTATTCTTCTTATGGATAATCGCCCGCTCGTTAAGAGTTATGGAAAACTATTTCTAAAAGAAGTGACACAAGAAGTTGCGCTTAAGTATGCTAAGTTTGAGCAAGTCAAAGAGGATATTAAGGATTTCTTAGAAAAAGAAAGTTAA
- a CDS encoding MBL fold metallo-hydrolase, giving the protein MKIRRILNPVAQENTYILENDTACLVIDPGSDTSAILTELKAIDKTVAVILLTHTHYDHIMSVEAVRQAYNHPPVYVAEAEKDWLMSPIDNLSGLPRHDDMEDVIVNPAEHYFDFTEDYNIKNFQFKVVPTPGHSIGGVSFIFDREETVFSGDALFKETIGRWDLPTGNHEQLLTSIQEQLFTLPNHYRVFPGHGWDTTIGHEKVFNPHFS; this is encoded by the coding sequence ATGAAAATAAGACGAATTTTAAATCCTGTTGCTCAGGAAAACACCTATATTTTAGAAAACGATACAGCCTGTCTAGTCATTGATCCAGGAAGTGATACTTCTGCTATCTTAACTGAACTTAAAGCAATCGACAAAACAGTTGCTGTTATCCTTTTGACACATACACACTACGACCACATTATGAGTGTTGAGGCAGTCCGTCAGGCATATAATCACCCTCCTGTCTATGTTGCTGAAGCTGAAAAAGACTGGTTGATGAGTCCTATTGATAATTTATCTGGACTCCCACGTCACGACGATATGGAAGACGTTATTGTCAATCCTGCAGAACACTACTTCGATTTTACTGAAGATTATAACATCAAGAACTTTCAGTTTAAAGTTGTTCCAACTCCAGGACACTCTATTGGAGGTGTTTCTTTTATCTTTGATAGAGAAGAAACTGTATTTTCTGGTGATGCCCTCTTTAAAGAAACAATTGGACGCTGGGACCTTCCAACAGGGAACCACGAACAATTACTCACTAGTATTCAAGAGCAACTCTTTACGCTTCCTAACCACTACAGAGTTTTCCCAGGACATGGATGGGATACCACTATTGGTCATGAGAAGGTCTTTAACCCACATTTTTCATAA
- a CDS encoding ABC transporter permease → MDFITIIALIVASMLKYSAPLIFTSIGGTFSERGGIVNVGLEGIMVIGAFAGVLFNLTFAESFGEATPWIAAIVAGLVGVLYSLLHAVATINFRADHVVSGTVLNLIAPSLAVFLTRVIYGAGQTPAISHNFKTVSFPIFNHIPFLGKVFFTNVSLVAYVAILVSVASWWLIFKTRFGLRLRSVGEHPQAADTLGINVYRMRYYGVMISGFLGGVGGAVYAQSISNNFAVTTIAGPGFIALAAMIFGRWSPIGAMLSSLFFGLSQSLAIIGKQLPLISHVPNVYLQIAPYILTIIVLAAFFGKAVAPKADGVNYIKSK, encoded by the coding sequence ATGGACTTTATTACAATTATAGCCTTAATTGTTGCCTCTATGTTGAAATATTCAGCACCATTGATTTTTACAAGTATCGGTGGAACTTTCTCTGAACGAGGCGGTATCGTAAATGTCGGCCTTGAAGGAATTATGGTAATTGGTGCTTTCGCAGGTGTTCTCTTTAACTTGACTTTTGCAGAAAGTTTTGGAGAAGCGACACCTTGGATTGCTGCGATTGTAGCAGGTCTGGTTGGTGTTCTCTACTCATTGCTCCATGCTGTTGCGACAATTAACTTCCGAGCTGACCATGTTGTCTCTGGTACAGTGTTGAACCTTATCGCACCATCTTTGGCAGTATTCTTGACACGTGTTATCTATGGTGCTGGTCAAACACCTGCTATCAGTCATAACTTTAAGACTGTATCATTCCCAATCTTTAATCATATCCCTTTCTTGGGTAAAGTTTTCTTCACTAATGTTTCTTTGGTAGCATATGTTGCTATCTTGGTTTCAGTGGCATCATGGTGGCTCATCTTTAAGACTCGCTTTGGTTTACGACTTCGCTCAGTTGGTGAACACCCACAGGCAGCAGATACACTTGGGATTAACGTCTATCGTATGCGTTACTATGGCGTCATGATTTCGGGCTTCCTTGGTGGTGTTGGTGGTGCGGTTTATGCACAATCAATCTCAAACAACTTTGCCGTTACAACAATTGCAGGTCCTGGTTTCATCGCCTTGGCTGCTATGATTTTCGGTCGTTGGAGTCCAATTGGAGCTATGCTCTCAAGTTTGTTCTTTGGATTGTCACAATCATTGGCAATCATTGGAAAACAGCTTCCACTCATTTCACATGTACCAAATGTGTATTTGCAAATTGCACCATATATCTTGACAATTATTGTCTTGGCTGCTTTCTTCGGTAAAGCCGTTGCTCCTAAAGCAGATGGTGTTAACTATATCAAATCTAAATAG
- a CDS encoding ABC transporter permease encodes MSKKVQNWAVPLIAVLLGMLIGAVLMLIFGYDPFWAYYDLFTTAFGSLKNIGEILRAMSPLILIALGFSVASKAGFFNVGLPGQALAGWVSAVWFALSFPDLPKVISVICTVIIGLVAGGIAGAIPGILRAYLGTSEVIVTIMMNYIILYVANNIIRFGFTADMLRSSEASNKVVASASYQTEYLSQITGGSRFNIGFFLALAAAFLVWFLLKKTTTGFEITSVGLNPHASEYAGMSSKRVIIMSMIISGALCGLGGTVEGLGTFQNVFVQNASLAIGWNGMAVALLASNSPIGIPFAALLYGVLSIGKSGMIGVPPEIIDVVSALIIFFVGANYIIRYWVRPRHKSVKAKGGQN; translated from the coding sequence ATGTCTAAAAAAGTACAAAATTGGGCAGTTCCTTTAATTGCTGTCCTCTTGGGAATGCTGATTGGAGCCGTTTTGATGTTGATTTTCGGTTACGATCCATTCTGGGCTTACTATGATCTTTTCACAACGGCCTTCGGCTCATTGAAAAATATTGGTGAAATTCTTCGTGCCATGAGTCCGCTGATTCTGATTGCACTAGGATTCTCTGTTGCATCTAAGGCAGGTTTCTTTAACGTTGGTTTGCCAGGACAAGCCTTGGCAGGATGGGTTTCTGCCGTATGGTTTGCTTTGTCATTCCCTGACTTACCAAAGGTGATTTCAGTTATCTGTACAGTCATAATCGGTCTGGTTGCAGGTGGTATCGCTGGGGCTATTCCAGGTATTCTCCGTGCTTACTTGGGAACTAGTGAGGTCATTGTTACCATCATGATGAACTACATCATTTTGTATGTAGCAAACAATATTATTCGCTTTGGATTTACAGCTGATATGTTGCGTTCTTCAGAAGCTTCTAACAAGGTTGTAGCCTCAGCTAGTTATCAAACGGAGTACTTATCTCAAATAACTGGTGGTTCGCGTTTCAATATTGGTTTCTTCCTAGCTCTTGCGGCTGCCTTCTTAGTTTGGTTCTTGCTTAAGAAAACAACAACTGGTTTTGAAATTACATCTGTAGGTCTTAATCCTCATGCTTCAGAGTATGCAGGGATGTCATCTAAACGTGTTATTATCATGTCAATGATTATCTCAGGTGCTCTATGTGGTCTTGGAGGAACAGTAGAAGGACTTGGTACATTCCAAAATGTCTTCGTTCAAAACGCTTCATTGGCTATCGGTTGGAACGGTATGGCGGTTGCGCTTTTAGCGTCTAACTCACCTATCGGTATCCCATTTGCCGCCCTTCTCTATGGTGTTTTGTCTATTGGTAAGAGTGGTATGATTGGTGTTCCACCTGAAATTATCGATGTTGTTTCAGCCTTGATTATCTTCTTTGTTGGTGCTAATTACATCATTAGATATTGGGTTCGCCCTCGTCATAAATCAGTGAAAGCTAAAGGAGGACAAAACTAA
- a CDS encoding ABC transporter ATP-binding protein: MTKPNVIEMHDITKKFGEFVANDHVNLDVRQGEIHALLGENGAGKSTLMNMLSGLLQPTSGTIKVKEQEVTIDSPSKATKLGIGMVHQHFMLVEAFTVAENIILGSEVTKAGGVLDMKKAIKEITELSERYGLAVDPTAKVADISVGAQQRVEILKTLYRGADILIFDEPTAVLTPSEITELLNIMKTLVKEGKSIILITHKLDEIRAVSDRVTVIRRGKSIDTVTIEGSTNADLAEMMVGHQVSFKTEKIPSNPKEVVLSIKNLVVNENRGIPAVKNLSLDVRAGEIIGIAGIDGNGQTELVQAITGLRKVKSGDITIKGESIIHKTTRQITEMSVGHIPEDRHRDGMVLEMTVAENIALQTYYKEPNSKNGILNYNVINAKARELMKEFDVRGAGELIAGGELSGGNQQKAVIAREIDRDPELLIVSQPTRGLDVGAIEYIRKRIIAERDKGKAVIVVSFELDEILDMSDRIAVIYDGAIQGILDPAETNKQDLGILMAGGQLNKEEANV; the protein is encoded by the coding sequence ATGACGAAGCCAAATGTCATTGAGATGCACGATATTACCAAAAAATTTGGTGAATTCGTGGCAAATGACCATGTCAATCTTGATGTGAGACAAGGAGAGATCCATGCCCTCCTCGGTGAAAATGGTGCAGGTAAGTCAACTTTAATGAATATGCTTTCAGGTCTTTTGCAACCTACGAGCGGTACCATTAAGGTTAAAGAACAAGAGGTGACGATTGATTCACCATCTAAAGCAACGAAACTGGGGATTGGGATGGTTCACCAACACTTTATGTTGGTTGAAGCTTTTACAGTTGCTGAAAATATCATCCTGGGTAGTGAGGTAACTAAAGCTGGTGGTGTCCTTGATATGAAGAAGGCTATCAAGGAAATTACTGAACTCTCTGAAAGATACGGTCTTGCGGTAGATCCAACTGCCAAAGTTGCAGATATCTCTGTTGGTGCTCAACAGCGTGTTGAAATCCTTAAGACTTTGTATCGTGGGGCTGATATTTTGATTTTCGATGAGCCGACTGCGGTATTGACTCCGTCTGAAATTACTGAACTTCTAAACATTATGAAGACCTTGGTTAAGGAAGGCAAGTCGATTATTCTGATTACCCATAAGTTGGATGAAATTCGAGCAGTTTCTGACCGTGTCACTGTCATTAGACGTGGTAAATCAATTGATACGGTAACGATTGAAGGGTCAACAAATGCTGACTTAGCCGAAATGATGGTTGGCCATCAGGTTTCCTTCAAGACAGAGAAAATTCCTTCAAATCCAAAAGAAGTTGTTCTTTCTATTAAAAATTTGGTGGTTAACGAGAACCGAGGAATACCTGCTGTAAAAAATCTGTCATTAGATGTTCGTGCTGGTGAGATCATCGGTATTGCCGGTATCGATGGCAATGGTCAGACAGAACTTGTCCAAGCGATTACAGGGCTTCGTAAAGTTAAGTCAGGTGATATTACTATCAAGGGTGAATCGATTATTCATAAGACAACTCGTCAGATTACTGAAATGAGTGTTGGGCATATTCCTGAAGATCGTCACCGTGATGGTATGGTCCTTGAAATGACAGTTGCTGAAAATATCGCTCTTCAAACCTACTACAAAGAGCCAAATTCTAAGAATGGTATCTTGAACTATAATGTCATTAATGCTAAAGCGCGTGAATTGATGAAAGAATTTGATGTTCGTGGTGCAGGAGAGTTAATTGCTGGTGGTGAATTGTCAGGTGGTAACCAACAAAAAGCTGTTATCGCTCGTGAGATTGACCGTGACCCAGAACTTCTTATTGTAAGTCAACCAACTCGAGGTCTTGACGTTGGTGCTATTGAGTACATCCGTAAACGTATTATTGCAGAACGTGATAAAGGTAAGGCTGTGATTGTTGTCAGCTTTGAATTGGATGAAATTCTTGATATGTCAGACAGAATTGCGGTTATCTATGATGGTGCAATTCAGGGAATTCTAGATCCTGCTGAAACGAATAAGCAAGATCTTGGTATTCTTATGGCTGGTGGACAATTGAATAAGGAGGAAGCAAATGTCTAA
- a CDS encoding BMP family protein has product MNKKIIGLGLVAVAALGLAACARGGRGGSSADSKVKAAIVTDTGGVDDKSFNQSAWEGLQAWGKANKLEKDSGYNYFQSGSESDFATNLSSAQSQGYNLIFGVGFALHDAVADAAKEHEDVNYVIIDDVIKDQKNVESVLFADNEGAYLAGIAAAMQSKTNKVGFIGGQTSDTITRFEAGFTAGAKSVKPDIDVQVQYAESFSDAAKGTTIASTMYASGVDVIYQAAGGTGTGVFTAAKEVNEKLDAESDKKVWVVGVDRDQTAEGNYTSSDKKKSNFVLTSTIKQVGTVVKDIANGQVKGDKFEGGKTKTYGIKDGGVDIVTSNLPSDIKDAVEKAKEQIKNGELKPTDGLSK; this is encoded by the coding sequence TTGAACAAGAAAATTATCGGACTTGGCCTTGTTGCTGTAGCAGCACTTGGTCTTGCAGCATGTGCACGTGGCGGACGCGGTGGATCATCAGCTGATTCAAAAGTTAAAGCTGCTATCGTTACGGATACTGGTGGGGTTGATGATAAATCATTTAACCAATCAGCATGGGAAGGTCTTCAAGCTTGGGGTAAAGCTAACAAACTTGAAAAAGATTCTGGCTACAATTACTTCCAATCTGGTTCAGAGTCTGACTTTGCAACAAACTTGTCTTCAGCACAAAGTCAAGGCTACAACCTCATCTTTGGTGTTGGTTTTGCTCTTCATGATGCAGTAGCAGATGCAGCTAAAGAACACGAAGATGTAAACTATGTAATTATTGACGATGTTATTAAAGACCAAAAGAACGTTGAAAGCGTTTTGTTTGCCGATAATGAAGGTGCTTACCTTGCAGGTATCGCAGCAGCTATGCAATCAAAAACAAATAAAGTTGGTTTCATTGGTGGTCAAACATCAGACACAATTACACGTTTTGAAGCTGGTTTCACAGCTGGTGCTAAGTCAGTAAAACCTGACATCGATGTACAAGTTCAATATGCTGAATCATTCTCTGATGCAGCTAAAGGGACAACAATCGCTTCAACAATGTATGCTTCAGGCGTTGACGTAATCTACCAAGCTGCTGGTGGTACTGGTACAGGTGTCTTCACAGCTGCTAAAGAAGTTAACGAAAAACTTGATGCTGAAAGCGATAAGAAAGTATGGGTAGTCGGTGTTGACCGTGACCAAACAGCAGAAGGTAATTATACATCTTCAGACAAGAAAAAATCTAACTTTGTTTTGACTTCAACAATCAAACAAGTTGGTACAGTTGTTAAAGATATTGCTAACGGACAAGTCAAAGGCGATAAATTCGAAGGTGGTAAAACTAAGACTTACGGTATTAAAGACGGTGGTGTTGACATTGTAACGTCTAATCTTCCTTCAGATATCAAAGATGCAGTAGAAAAAGCTAAAGAACAAATCAAGAATGGTGAATTGAAACCAACTGATGGTCTTAGCAAATAA
- a CDS encoding cytidine deaminase — MIATKKEQVIKAAQEAAENAYVPYSRFRVGAALLTKDGQIFQGCNIENASFGLTNCAERTAIFKAVSEGYRDFECLAVYGDTKDPISPCGACRQVMVEFLKSDSKVILIAEDNSTVEMTVGELLPYSFTDLQ; from the coding sequence ATGATAGCTACTAAAAAAGAGCAAGTAATAAAAGCAGCACAAGAAGCAGCTGAAAATGCCTATGTTCCCTATTCTCGTTTTAGAGTTGGAGCAGCATTGCTTACAAAGGATGGGCAAATTTTTCAAGGCTGTAACATTGAGAATGCCTCATTCGGATTGACCAATTGTGCAGAAAGAACAGCCATTTTTAAGGCGGTATCCGAAGGGTACAGAGATTTTGAATGTCTTGCAGTCTACGGAGATACCAAAGATCCCATCTCACCATGTGGTGCTTGTCGCCAAGTAATGGTTGAATTTTTAAAATCTGATTCTAAAGTGATTCTTATCGCTGAAGATAACTCGACAGTCGAGATGACAGTCGGAGAGTTGTTACCATACTCTTTTACGGACTTACAATAG
- the deoC gene encoding deoxyribose-phosphate aldolase: MSVNSYIDHTLLKADANKEQILSLIDEAKKYEFASVCVNSTWVKTAAELLKDSSVKVCTVIGFPLGASTSAVKAFEAKDAIANGADEVDMVINIGALKSRNLKLVEDDIKAVVEASGRKLVKVIIETCLLTDEEKVEACQLAKLAGADFVKTSTGFSTGGATIEDIELMREAVGPTMGVKASGGARTLEAAQAFIKAGATRIGTSSGVAIMKGQESHDSY; this comes from the coding sequence ATGTCTGTTAATAGCTATATTGACCATACCTTACTAAAAGCTGATGCTAATAAAGAACAGATTCTTTCCCTAATTGATGAGGCTAAGAAGTATGAGTTTGCCAGTGTCTGTGTTAATTCAACTTGGGTTAAAACGGCAGCTGAATTGCTTAAAGATAGTTCTGTTAAAGTTTGTACTGTGATTGGTTTCCCTTTGGGAGCATCGACCTCTGCAGTTAAGGCTTTTGAAGCCAAGGATGCTATTGCCAATGGTGCAGATGAAGTTGATATGGTAATCAATATCGGTGCTCTTAAATCTAGAAATCTTAAATTAGTCGAAGACGACATTAAAGCTGTTGTTGAAGCTAGTGGAAGAAAACTTGTAAAGGTTATTATTGAAACTTGTCTTCTGACCGATGAAGAAAAGGTCGAAGCTTGCCAATTAGCAAAACTGGCAGGTGCAGATTTTGTGAAGACCTCTACTGGTTTTTCTACTGGTGGCGCAACAATTGAAGATATTGAACTTATGCGAGAGGCTGTTGGTCCTACTATGGGAGTCAAGGCATCTGGTGGAGCACGCACACTTGAGGCGGCTCAAGCCTTTATCAAAGCTGGTGCAACCCGTATTGGTACTTCGTCAGGAGTTGCCATTATGAAAGGTCAAGAAAGCCATGATAGCTACTAA
- a CDS encoding pyrimidine-nucleoside phosphorylase, translating to MRTVDLIEKKRDGGELSTEEISYLINGYVSGKIPDYQIAALAMAIYYQGMSIREIHDLTTDMVASGEQYDLSEIPGVKVDKHSTGGVGDKVTIILMPLVASFGVPVAKMSGRGLGHTGGTIDKLESIKGYQVERSKEEFIQQVKDIGISLIGQSEHLVKADKLLYALRDVTATVDSIPLIASSVMSKKIAAGADKILLDVTVGQGAFMKNMSDAEKLSETMVALGHEVNRETIAVITDMSQPLGKAIGNRLEITEAIEIMQGKGREDITDFICELAEILLDLAQVEASQEEIRQHLVGGKALAKFEELIQAQGGDLTDLYRHSSAPVVTDIHAHETGYIKELPAMAFGKFAMQLGAGRATKSDSLNYETGIVFEKKVGDAVAQGDLIAKVYSQEILSEKMLTEFEKNVIIDSECKETTEILKIIR from the coding sequence ATGAGAACAGTTGATTTAATTGAAAAGAAAAGAGATGGTGGCGAGTTAAGCACAGAAGAAATTTCATATCTCATTAATGGCTATGTGTCTGGGAAAATTCCAGACTATCAGATAGCTGCACTGGCGATGGCAATTTATTATCAAGGTATGTCTATTCGTGAAATCCATGATTTGACCACTGATATGGTTGCTTCAGGTGAACAATATGATTTGTCAGAAATTCCAGGTGTTAAGGTAGATAAACATTCGACCGGTGGTGTTGGCGATAAGGTAACCATCATCCTTATGCCACTTGTAGCTAGCTTTGGTGTTCCAGTAGCTAAGATGAGTGGTCGTGGTCTTGGACATACAGGTGGAACGATTGACAAATTAGAGTCTATTAAAGGCTATCAGGTTGAGCGTAGCAAGGAAGAGTTCATTCAGCAAGTTAAAGACATTGGAATTTCCCTCATTGGTCAGTCTGAGCATTTAGTTAAGGCTGATAAACTTCTTTATGCCTTGCGTGATGTCACTGCAACAGTAGATTCCATTCCTCTAATCGCAAGCTCTGTTATGTCCAAAAAAATTGCAGCAGGTGCTGATAAGATTTTACTGGATGTTACTGTTGGTCAAGGTGCTTTCATGAAAAACATGTCTGATGCTGAAAAATTGTCAGAGACCATGGTTGCATTAGGACATGAGGTTAATCGTGAAACAATTGCAGTTATAACAGATATGAGCCAGCCACTAGGTAAGGCTATTGGTAACCGCTTGGAAATCACTGAGGCTATTGAAATTATGCAAGGTAAGGGACGTGAAGATATCACTGACTTTATCTGTGAGTTGGCTGAGATTCTATTAGATTTAGCTCAGGTTGAAGCTAGTCAAGAAGAGATTCGTCAGCACTTAGTGGGTGGAAAAGCCCTTGCTAAGTTTGAAGAACTCATTCAAGCTCAAGGTGGTGATTTGACCGATCTTTATCGTCATAGCAGTGCTCCTGTCGTGACAGATATTCATGCTCATGAAACAGGTTACATTAAAGAGTTACCTGCTATGGCATTTGGAAAATTTGCTATGCAATTAGGAGCAGGTCGAGCTACGAAGTCAGATAGTCTTAATTATGAAACAGGAATTGTATTTGAAAAGAAAGTTGGCGATGCAGTAGCTCAAGGAGACCTTATTGCCAAGGTCTATAGTCAAGAAATTTTATCTGAAAAAATGCTGACTGAATTTGAAAAAAATGTTATTATTGATAGTGAATGTAAAGAAACGACAGAAATATTAAAGATAATTCGCTAA
- a CDS encoding class I SAM-dependent methyltransferase: protein MSKMYYAETPDAAHDIHDLKVNLLGESFQFYTDAGVFSKKMIDYGSQVLLSALDLEAGNTLLDVGCGYGPIGISLAKVQGVKVTMIDINSRAIDLAKQNAERNKVEATIFQSNIYENVTGSFDYIISNPPIRAGKKVVHQVIEEAYDYLNQGGNLTIVIQKKQGAPSAKAKMEDVFGNAEVVKKDKGYYILRSEKI, encoded by the coding sequence ATGTCAAAAATGTATTATGCTGAGACGCCAGATGCGGCTCACGATATTCATGATTTAAAGGTAAATTTGTTAGGAGAAAGTTTTCAGTTTTATACGGATGCTGGGGTTTTCTCTAAAAAAATGATTGATTATGGAAGTCAAGTGCTTTTGAGTGCATTAGATTTGGAAGCTGGAAACACACTATTAGATGTGGGATGTGGCTACGGTCCTATTGGGATTAGTTTGGCCAAGGTACAAGGAGTCAAAGTCACAATGATTGACATCAATAGTAGGGCAATTGATTTAGCGAAACAAAATGCTGAACGAAACAAGGTTGAAGCTACTATTTTCCAATCGAATATCTATGAAAATGTTACTGGAAGTTTTGACTATATTATTTCTAATCCACCTATCCGTGCTGGGAAGAAGGTGGTTCATCAAGTTATTGAGGAGGCATATGATTATCTCAATCAAGGTGGTAATCTAACTATTGTTATTCAGAAAAAACAAGGAGCTCCGTCAGCTAAGGCTAAGATGGAGGATGTGTTTGGTAATGCTGAAGTCGTTAAAAAGGATAAAGGATACTATATCCTTAGAAGTGAGAAAATATGA